A DNA window from Paenibacillus sp. HWE-109 contains the following coding sequences:
- a CDS encoding AraC family transcriptional regulator: MQTKLDQLLTIVDSFDLAEGRTETSVPFFSLVRRNRPTAIIPGVLTPSFCLILQGVKKLHLGQDTIYYGAGDFLVSLIDIPASGQVIGATWQSPHIGLRIDIKMDEIAAVMIDAGISVKPLDRKLGPAAYVGRSDEHLQLLFIRLLELRGKSETEVRFLSSLIKREMIFRLLTGDNGHLFVQRVFMDQQNEGISRAIEWIKENYNRTFTIEEVARSSKMSVSGLHHKFKAVTTMAPLQYQKQLRLQEARRLMLNGSANATAAALEVGYESPAQFNREYRRLFGLPPLQDIKAFHRKPVPEAFETS, encoded by the coding sequence GTGCAGACGAAATTGGATCAATTGTTGACTATCGTGGATTCCTTTGATCTTGCGGAGGGTCGTACGGAGACATCCGTACCCTTTTTTTCCCTGGTCCGACGCAACCGGCCGACGGCGATCATTCCAGGCGTTCTCACCCCCTCCTTTTGCCTGATTCTACAAGGGGTCAAGAAGCTCCATCTCGGTCAGGACACGATCTATTATGGTGCGGGCGACTTTTTGGTTTCGTTGATCGATATACCAGCCTCCGGTCAAGTCATCGGCGCTACATGGCAATCGCCGCATATCGGCTTGCGCATCGATATAAAGATGGATGAAATTGCTGCTGTCATGATAGATGCCGGTATCAGCGTGAAGCCGCTCGATCGAAAGTTGGGTCCCGCAGCCTACGTAGGCAGATCCGATGAGCACTTGCAGCTCTTATTCATCCGACTGTTGGAGCTGCGAGGCAAGTCCGAAACGGAAGTCCGCTTTCTGTCTTCGCTGATCAAGCGCGAGATGATTTTCCGCTTGCTTACAGGAGATAACGGGCACTTGTTTGTCCAACGGGTCTTCATGGACCAGCAAAACGAGGGGATCAGTAGAGCCATTGAATGGATAAAGGAGAATTACAACAGAACCTTTACAATTGAAGAGGTGGCGAGATCGTCCAAAATGAGTGTCTCAGGACTTCATCATAAATTCAAAGCTGTCACGACGATGGCTCCCCTGCAATATCAGAAGCAGCTTCGTCTCCAGGAAGCGAGACGCCTAATGCTGAACGGCTCTGCGAACGCAACGGCCGCTGCACTGGAAGTCGGGTACGAGAGTCCTGCTCAATTCAACCGGGAGTACCGTCGGCTCTTCGGGCTCCCTCCGCTTCAAGATATTAAAGCTTTTCATAGAAAACCTGTACCTGAAGCATTCGAGACCAGTTA
- a CDS encoding MFS transporter: MMVLDGSVLVTALPEIGRTLHLSTAALTWVQNAYILAFGGFLLLGARAGDILGRRKTFSAGIALFSLASILAGLAPSSSLLLAARALQGLAAAMATPSALALLSVSFSEARERSKAIAVYSAVSGAGGSVGLIIGGLLTDVISWRAGMFLNVPIGVALLFMVPRYMRETETKAGRLDIWGAITSVIGMTALAFGFVQAASVGWKVPDVWGAIAIGGASLAAFIWVEARAKEPITPLRLFASRTRSGAYLGRLLLLCGNYPIFFFVPQFLQNVLHFDSLEAGLAIMPFTAVQFAMMYAMPSLVARFGNAKVLIAGLVIAITGTSWLSFISADSSFFLHLFFPLIVMGCGAGMIFQPFTTLGLSGVKDKDAGAASGLVNVAHQTGASLGLAVLIAVFEAANRSASPSGTSFAHAISVSLVGSAVFLTASLLAVLILLLPADKAQRTVAAETQNAS; this comes from the coding sequence ATGATGGTGCTCGACGGTTCCGTCTTAGTTACCGCATTACCCGAAATCGGCCGCACGCTCCATCTGTCGACGGCCGCTTTGACTTGGGTGCAGAACGCTTATATTTTGGCTTTTGGAGGATTCCTGTTGTTAGGAGCTCGAGCGGGAGACATCCTAGGAAGGAGAAAAACATTCAGTGCGGGGATCGCTTTGTTCTCGCTTGCCTCAATACTGGCCGGCTTGGCGCCTTCATCTTCGCTACTGCTCGCGGCTCGCGCTTTGCAAGGACTGGCGGCAGCGATGGCGACGCCATCGGCGCTAGCCTTGTTGTCGGTTAGCTTCTCGGAAGCCCGGGAACGGTCAAAAGCAATCGCCGTTTACAGTGCCGTATCGGGAGCCGGCGGCAGCGTCGGTCTAATCATCGGCGGATTGTTGACGGATGTGATTTCTTGGCGCGCCGGAATGTTCCTCAACGTTCCGATCGGCGTTGCTCTACTCTTTATGGTGCCCCGATATATGCGGGAGACGGAGACGAAAGCTGGCCGTCTGGATATTTGGGGAGCCATAACGTCAGTAATCGGCATGACAGCGCTGGCCTTCGGCTTCGTTCAAGCCGCGTCTGTCGGCTGGAAAGTACCGGACGTCTGGGGAGCGATTGCTATCGGAGGTGCCTCGCTAGCGGCTTTCATCTGGGTCGAAGCACGAGCGAAAGAACCGATTACGCCTCTTCGCTTGTTCGCCAGCCGAACGCGATCCGGAGCCTACTTAGGTAGGCTGTTGCTCTTGTGTGGAAATTATCCGATCTTTTTCTTCGTTCCACAATTTCTGCAGAACGTCCTTCATTTCGATTCTTTGGAGGCGGGACTCGCGATTATGCCGTTCACGGCCGTTCAGTTCGCGATGATGTATGCCATGCCTTCGCTAGTAGCCCGATTCGGGAACGCTAAAGTGCTGATCGCCGGATTGGTAATCGCGATCACCGGGACAAGCTGGCTGAGCTTCATTTCCGCCGATTCGAGCTTTTTTCTTCATTTATTTTTCCCGTTGATCGTCATGGGGTGCGGTGCAGGGATGATCTTCCAGCCATTCACGACGCTGGGGTTGTCCGGCGTGAAAGACAAGGATGCAGGAGCGGCGTCGGGGCTCGTCAACGTCGCTCATCAGACCGGTGCATCGCTCGGGCTCGCGGTTCTTATTGCCGTTTTCGAGGCGGCGAACCGGTCGGCTAGTCCTTCGGGTACATCTTTTGCGCATGCAATCTCCGTCTCGCTCGTGGGTTCGGCCGTTTTCCTGACGGCTTCTCTCCTGGCGGTCTTGATTTTGCTGCTGCCGGCCGACAAGGCGCAGCGAACCGTCGCGGCTGAAACACAGAATGCGTCCTGA